A genomic region of Pseudoxanthomonas suwonensis contains the following coding sequences:
- a CDS encoding FdhF/YdeP family oxidoreductase: MGKPSHEHPAADASFEPNDAPAGGWGALGAVARAIRAQMSVTRSVEALHRVNQPAGFDCPGCAWPDPRHASSFEFCENGAKAVAWEATAKRATPEFFAAHTLSELWQWNDHALEDAGRLTHPMAYDPAQDRYVPVSWEEAATRIGAALRALPDPAMAEFYTSGRASNEAAFLYQLFVREYGCNNFPDCSNMCHEASSVGLPEAIGVGKGTVQLEDFEHADAVFCIGHNPGTNHPRMLGTLREVSLRGVPIVVLNPMPERGLERFTSPQDPAEMLTGRSVRIASTYFKPRIGGDVAVLKGMMKWLLEADADDLAAGGSGLLDRGFIAGHTTGFEALAADLRATSWESIERKSGLGRGEIAIAAGIYARAERVIVCYGMGITQHRHGTQNVQQLANLLLLRGNIGKPGAGICPLRGHSNVQGDRTVGITEQPNAVLLDGIRRTYGFEPPTAHGHDSVAAVKAIAEGRSKALVCLGGNLAVAMPDPQATFAAMRKLDLAVHIATKPNRSHLIPARQSFLLPCLGRTELDVQAGGPQSVTVEDSMSMVHASQGRLKPASDQLRSEPAIVALLARATLPASKVDWEGMVEDYDRIRDGIEAVLPIFKDYNARIRVPGGFHLENAAAQRRWNTPDGKARFLVARGLDEDPPPAADLLVLATVRSHDQYNTTVYGFDDRYRGIHGGRDVVFVNPDDLAALGLAAGTRVDVAACRADGTPSGRVVHGLQAVAFEIARGSAAMYYPEGNALIGLDDHDPRSGTPGYKSVPVRLTAASLRDGDGA; encoded by the coding sequence ATGGGCAAGCCCTCCCACGAGCATCCCGCAGCGGACGCCTCCTTCGAACCCAACGACGCGCCGGCCGGCGGCTGGGGCGCGCTGGGCGCGGTGGCGCGGGCGATCCGCGCGCAGATGTCGGTGACCCGCTCGGTCGAGGCGCTGCACCGGGTCAACCAGCCGGCCGGCTTCGACTGCCCGGGCTGCGCCTGGCCGGATCCGCGCCATGCCTCCTCGTTCGAGTTCTGCGAGAACGGCGCCAAGGCGGTGGCCTGGGAAGCAACGGCCAAGCGCGCCACCCCGGAGTTCTTCGCAGCGCACACGCTGTCGGAGCTGTGGCAGTGGAACGACCACGCGCTGGAGGACGCCGGCCGCCTGACCCACCCGATGGCCTACGACCCCGCGCAGGACCGCTACGTCCCGGTGTCCTGGGAGGAGGCCGCCACGCGCATCGGCGCGGCCCTGCGCGCCCTGCCCGACCCGGCCATGGCCGAGTTCTACACCTCCGGCCGCGCCTCCAACGAGGCCGCGTTCCTGTACCAGCTGTTCGTGCGCGAGTACGGCTGCAACAACTTCCCCGACTGCTCGAACATGTGCCACGAGGCCAGCAGCGTGGGCCTGCCCGAGGCGATCGGCGTCGGCAAGGGCACGGTGCAGCTGGAGGACTTCGAGCACGCCGACGCGGTGTTCTGCATCGGCCACAACCCCGGCACCAACCATCCGCGCATGCTCGGCACCCTGCGCGAGGTTTCGCTGCGCGGCGTGCCGATCGTCGTGCTCAACCCGATGCCCGAGCGCGGCCTGGAGCGCTTCACCTCGCCGCAGGACCCGGCCGAGATGCTGACCGGCCGCTCGGTGCGGATCGCCTCGACCTACTTCAAGCCGCGGATCGGCGGCGACGTGGCCGTGCTCAAGGGCATGATGAAGTGGTTGCTGGAGGCCGACGCGGACGACCTGGCCGCCGGCGGCAGCGGCCTGCTCGACCGCGGCTTCATCGCCGGACATACCACCGGCTTCGAGGCGCTGGCCGCCGACCTGCGCGCGACCTCCTGGGAAAGCATCGAGCGCAAGTCCGGCCTGGGCCGCGGGGAGATCGCCATCGCCGCCGGCATCTACGCCCGGGCCGAGCGCGTGATCGTCTGCTACGGCATGGGCATCACCCAGCACCGCCATGGCACCCAGAACGTGCAGCAGCTGGCCAACCTGCTGCTCCTGCGCGGCAACATCGGCAAGCCCGGCGCCGGCATCTGCCCGCTGCGCGGCCATTCCAACGTGCAGGGCGACCGCACCGTCGGCATCACCGAGCAGCCCAATGCCGTATTACTGGATGGCATCCGCCGCACCTACGGCTTCGAGCCGCCCACCGCGCACGGCCACGACTCGGTGGCGGCGGTGAAGGCGATCGCCGAAGGCCGTTCGAAGGCGCTGGTGTGCCTGGGCGGCAACCTGGCCGTGGCCATGCCCGACCCGCAGGCCACCTTCGCCGCCATGCGCAAGCTCGACCTCGCCGTGCATATCGCCACCAAGCCCAACCGCTCGCACCTGATCCCGGCCCGGCAGTCGTTCCTGCTGCCCTGCCTCGGCCGCACCGAGCTGGACGTGCAGGCCGGCGGCCCGCAGTCGGTGACGGTGGAGGATTCGATGTCGATGGTGCACGCCTCGCAGGGCCGGCTGAAGCCCGCCTCCGACCAGCTGCGTTCGGAACCGGCGATCGTGGCCCTGCTGGCGCGGGCGACGCTGCCGGCGTCGAAGGTCGACTGGGAAGGCATGGTCGAGGACTACGACCGCATCCGCGACGGCATCGAGGCGGTGCTGCCGATCTTCAAGGACTACAACGCGCGGATCCGCGTGCCCGGCGGCTTCCACCTGGAGAACGCCGCCGCGCAGCGCCGCTGGAACACCCCCGATGGCAAGGCCCGCTTCCTGGTCGCGCGCGGCCTGGACGAGGACCCGCCGCCGGCCGCCGACCTGCTGGTCCTGGCCACGGTGCGCTCGCACGACCAGTACAACACCACCGTCTATGGTTTCGACGACCGCTACCGCGGCATCCACGGCGGCCGCGACGTGGTGTTCGTCAATCCGGACGACCTCGCCGCGCTGGGCCTGGCGGCCGGCACGCGCGTGGACGTGGCGGCCTGCCGCGCCGACGGTACACCGAGCGGCCGCGTGGTCCATGGCCTGCAGGCGGTAGCGTTCGAGATCGCCCGCGGTTCGGCGGCGATGTACTACCCGGAAGGCAACGCGCTCATCGGCCTGGACGACCACGATCCGCGCTCGGGCACGCCCGGCTACAAGTCGGTGCCGGTGCGGCTGACGGCCGCCTCCCTCCGCGACGGCGATGGCGCCTGA
- a CDS encoding dienelactone hydrolase family protein produces the protein MRSKPVLLLASRCLAAVLLAVLVAACQPRTAPPPESARFVQRELAHDGRSYRYSVFVPAAAQPRPLPVVLFLHGSGERGSDGQAPTLAGLGPWLRANAAAFPALVVFPQVPEGEEWMGGNARMALAALEAASAEFGGDPARTYATGMSMGGYGTWEVALLAPQRFAALVPVCGGVRPPRPARPTLYVTAVAGEIDPYAALAARLEHVPAWMFHGARDDLVPAEEARRLHRAARAVGADFRYTEYPDGDHNAWDATYADPAMWDWLFAQRLP, from the coding sequence ATGCGCTCCAAGCCCGTCCTGCTCCTCGCCTCGCGCTGCCTCGCCGCCGTCCTGCTGGCGGTGCTGGTGGCGGCGTGCCAGCCCCGCACGGCACCGCCGCCCGAATCGGCCCGTTTCGTGCAACGCGAGCTCGCGCACGACGGGCGCAGCTACCGCTACTCGGTGTTCGTGCCGGCCGCCGCGCAGCCGCGGCCGCTGCCGGTGGTGCTGTTCCTGCACGGTTCCGGCGAGCGCGGCAGCGATGGCCAGGCGCCGACCCTGGCCGGCCTGGGTCCGTGGCTGCGCGCAAACGCCGCCGCCTTCCCTGCCCTGGTGGTCTTCCCCCAGGTCCCGGAAGGCGAGGAATGGATGGGCGGCAACGCGCGCATGGCGCTGGCCGCGCTGGAGGCGGCCAGCGCCGAGTTCGGCGGCGATCCGGCCCGCACCTATGCGACCGGCATGTCGATGGGCGGCTACGGCACCTGGGAAGTGGCGCTGCTGGCGCCGCAGCGCTTCGCCGCGCTGGTGCCGGTGTGTGGCGGGGTACGGCCACCGCGCCCGGCGCGGCCGACGTTGTACGTGACCGCCGTGGCCGGCGAGATCGATCCGTATGCCGCGCTGGCCGCGCGCCTGGAGCACGTGCCGGCGTGGATGTTCCATGGCGCGCGCGACGACCTGGTCCCGGCCGAAGAGGCCCGGCGCCTGCACCGCGCGGCGCGCGCGGTGGGCGCCGATTTCCGCTACACCGAATATCCCGACGGCGACCACAACGCCTGGGACGCCACCTACGCCGATCCCGCGATGTGGGACTGGCTGTTCGCCCAGCGCCTGCCCTGA